TCACTCGATCTGAATGGCCAACGACGGAAGCCAACCGTCAGCCGACCATTCTCGATGCGGCAGCCCCTGGAGGTGCATCATTGCTGAGCACCTCATCGGCTACCACAGCGACAACTTACCCTGAGGGAGGAAGGTACCTCCCCCGAGATACGGAGGTTTAAATGGAACAGAATCTTGGTAATCGATGGCGGTTCGTCGGCGCGGCGCTTGTCATGCAGCTCTGCCTCGGCGTTCTTTATTCCTGGGCTGTTTTCAGAGGTCCGCTGACTGCCTTGCACGGCTGGAGCAAGGTCCAGACCATCGCGCCTTACCGGTGGTCGGTCCTGATGTTCACGGTCGCCATGATCATCGCCGGGTTCTGGCAGGACAAGAAGGGCCCGAGGCTCGTCGGCAGTGTCGGCGGAATTCTCATGGGAACAGGCGTTCTCCTCTCCGCATTCATCGGCGACTCCGTCGGTGGTCTGATCTTCGGCTACGGAATCCTCGGCGGTCTGGGCGTGGGTTTCGCCTACGTGACACCCATAGCAACCTGTGTGAAGTGGTTCCCGGACAAGAGGGGCATGATCGTCGGTCTCGCAGTCATGGGCTTCGGCGCCGGATCCCTGATCTTCGCGCCCCTTATCGAAAAGCTTATCGGTGATAATCCGGAAGCATACGCGACCACCATTCCCAGGACGTTCATTATCCTCTCGGTCGTATTTTACATCTGTGTTATCGGCGCCGCCCAGGTCTACCGGGTCCCTCCTGCGGGCTACAAACCTCCCGGATGGGAGCCGCCCGTAGCCACCGGCGCCCCCTCCAAGGAGGACTTCACTCCCGGCGAGATGGTAAAGACGTGGCAGTTCTATGTTCTCTGGATCATCTATTTCCTCGGCACATCAGTGGGTATCACCGCCATCGGTCAAGCTAAACCGATAATCGTCGAACTTTCCAAAGGAGCGGCTGTCATGTCCGGCGGAGCGGCTCTCGGCCTCATGTCACTGTTTAACGGCGTCGGCCGTCTGGCATGGGGCGCAACCTCGGACAAGATAGGCCGGAACATGACCACTGTGGCCATGTACTGCGGTTATCTCATCGCCTCCCTGTTCTTTCTCAGAAACGCAACAGGTTTCTGGCAGGTGCTCATCGGCCTATGTATAGTCGGCTTTTCCTACGGCGGCTATCTGGCCATGATGCCTTCCTTCACCGCCGACTACTACGGCGCCAAAAACATCGGCGCCAACTACGGCATTATCTTTACCGCCTGGGGCATCTGCGGGTTCACCGTGCCCAAGTATTTCGCGGGAATCATGAAGACAGCCAAGGAATCGGGCAATATCGCCGGCGGCTACAACCAGGTCTACTTCACCCTGGCCATCATGGCTGTTATCGGCATCGTGCTTACACTTATCGTCAAGAGGCCGATACATTCCGTCGATTAGCAAACCAGGCGACTGTTAACAAAAAAGGCGGCTCCGTCGGGAGCCGCCTTTTTCAGGTTCGGCCTGTTTTTCTGGTCTACCTGTGTGCCACGGCTCTCTTGGATGCCTTAAGTGGATTGATCTTCGCCTGGGCGATGACAGGATTTTCCTTCTTCACGTGGGTGGCGTAGTTGCAGACGCCGACGTTCCATTTGGCCGCCGGGTTGGCGCTGGTCACGCAATAGAAATCGTCCTCGATTTCCCTGGTATTCGCGCAACCCCCGCAGGCCTGCACAACGGGCTCACAATGGCCGCCGTTATAGGCGCAGCCCTGCCGGGTCATAAAAATACAGTCGATTTCTTCCTTGAGAATAGTGCAGATCATCGTTCATTCCTCCATTAAAATGTATGCAGGCCCACGCGTTGGGCATCAGCGTCGGCGCCGAGAAAACGCCTTTACACAAAACGGTTTGGTTTTTATACTTTCTGCAGGGAAAAATCAAGACAAATTTTTTCAGGCTCGTTCCGTGGAATAAAAATCCATGGATGGACTTTTTACGACCCTATGAAAGAGGTTCATCCAGTTAATGCGTACCTTGATTATTTTGCTGTCATTGCGAGCCCGAGTGAAACCGTAGGCGCGGCAATCCCATGCGGAGCCGAAAAGGTCATTGCAGCGCCTTACGGTCGTCACGGGATCGCTTCCGCCGTCGCCCTACGGGCTATGGCGGACAGGTCGCATGGGTTACAGCTCGCGATGACAGATGGTGGGATATGGTCCTCATCCAGGTACTCATCTTCAGGATGAACTATAGAAAGAAAGGTCCGTATGAAACTATTGATCCATATATGCTGCGCCCCCGACGCCACCATTGGAATCGAGCGTCTCACCGACCGCGGCCAGGCTGAAGGCTACTTCTACAATCCCAACATTCATCCCGAGGAAGAGTACCAACGACGGTTTGATGCGCTGAAAAGCCTTTCTGCGGCCACCGGATTCCCTTTCTTTGAAGGGCCATATGACCCGGCGCCCTGGCACGAAGAGGTGAAGGGCCTGGAGGACGAGCCTGAGAAGGGGATGCGCTGCGTCAGATGCATCCGTCTCAGGCTCAGAGAAACAGCGAGGATGGCCAGGGAACGTGGTTTTGACCATTTCGCGGCCGTCCTCACCGTCAGTCCCCACAAGGACGCCGATATGGTCAACAGGATAGGCCGGGAGGCCGCAGCCGAATTCGGGGTGCACTACCTTCCGACCAATCTGAAAAAGAAAGACGGATTCAAAAGCAGTGTCCAGTTCAGTCGGATATACGGTCTTTACAGACAGGATTACTGCGGGTGTGTTTACAGCCTGCGGCCCGACAGGCAGCATCTTGATAAATAACAGATAGACACATAAATATGTGGGTCATCCTGGAATGGGTACCTGATGTGGAGTGGCTCATACCCACCATTCGTCATCGCGCCTGTCGTCCGGGATTGCCGCGTCACTCTCGTCTCCCTCGATGCTCCTCGCAATGACAGCAAAATAATAATTTAAGGTACGCATTAACCGGATGAACTAAATATGTTAAGTGAAAAGTGTTAAGTTAGGGTCACACTTTTCCACAGGTGTGGATAAACCTGTGGAAAACTATTGATGGACTCGAAGAGATTTTTTGCGGGGTTGTCAATTACTGAAGCTCCGCCAACCTCAGGGTGGAGCTGTCCAGAAACGCCAGGAACAATCGGTACCCCCCGCAGGGGGTGGATCCTTTAACGGGAGACTCCGCCATAAAATCGCACCCATTCTTCAGATAGGAACACCGGAAACAAAGCGTCTCAACCAGTTGGCCGACCCTGCGGGGAACGCCGGGGGAAAGGTTCAACAGGCCGGCCAGGTGACCCTGGTGGATTTTCCCCCTGTCCATGGCATGAAAGAGGGCGGTAAAACCGGCACATCCTTTTTCGCCTCCCCCATCATCCTTGAAATATTCGCAATATCCCCGGCAAGCCAGGTTCAAGGCCGCTTGCCGGAAATCGTGTGCGGAACCGTAAAAAACGGCAACCGACTCGTCATTAATTCCAGCAGGATTATTGCCTTTCATCCCCCTTCATCCCCCGTATCTACCGAATGTATCAGGACCTTCTTGACATGTCGCTCATCCGATCTGACCACGGTAAATCTCAGCCCCAGAAGATCCATGGTCTCCCCCGGGGCGGGGACTCTGCCGGTGGTCTCCATGATAAGGCCTCCCACCGTTTTACAGGCAGTGTCTATGCCCATCTGTGGGAAAACCTTCTCTAACTCATCGAGAGGGGCTTTGCCGGAAACCTCCAGGGCGCCTGATGGAAGTTTCTTCATCATCTCTACCTCATGGTCGAACTCGTCGTGTATCTCCCCTACCAGTTCCTCCAGGATGTCCTCAAGGGTGATTAGCCCCTCGGTCCCGCCAAATTCGTCGACGACAACAGCCAGATGGGTTTTTTCCTTTTGCAGCTCCCGGAAGACCCGGCCCAGGGGGGCGCTCTCGGGGACAAAATGCGGCCGTGCAATATGTTCAGCCATGCGGAAGGTGTCCCGCCCATCAGGACTGGCCAGGAGAAGGTCCTTGGCGTGAAAAACACCCACTATGTCATCCAGGTTTTCACGATAGACCGGAAGCCTGCTGTGTCCGCTCTCGATCACTATCCGGATGATCTGGTCGATTTCGTCGGACAATTCCAAAGCCCGGATTTCCGTTCGGGGTGTCATCACATCCTTAACCGTCTGCCGGATAAAATGAAAAACCCTGTTTATCAGATCGGCGGGATACTTTTCTATACCACCCTCGCTGGCGCTGAGATTGACCAGCAGTTCCAGTTCATCTGCTTCCACCGGGGAAAAGTCCCTGTCTGGATCACCACCCGTCATCCTGATCAATGTGGATGTCATCCAGGTAAAAAAGCGGGTAACAGGCCATGTGACAAAGTAAAACAGCGAGAGAGAAAGGGAGACCGAGATAACAAAACGTTCAGGGTACCGTCTCGCCATGACTTTTGGGGTTATTTCCCCGAACATCAGGATGACAAGAGTCATTATCCCAACCGCGGCTGCGATCCCTCCGTTATGAAAGATCTTTGAAGCGACATCCGTTGCCAGGGCTGAAGCAGCGATGTTGGCGAGGTTGTTTCCAAGTAGAATGGAGGTGAGAAGAGCGTTCGGATCCTTGAGCCAGAGTTGAAGGGGGTCCCTTTTACGACCCCTTCCATCGAGAAGCGTCTGGAGTTTTGCCCGTGAAAGGCTGACGAAGGCCGTCTCCGATCCTGAAAAGTAGGCTGAAAGAAGAACGCAAAGGGCTATAACCATCCACTCCCAGGAGGGAACGTCTAACATCCGACAACCACTCCCACCCCAGGACGTACGCACCGTGCATATCCTGGTTGATGGTCTCGCAAAGAGTCCATCGACATCTCTTCCTCCCGGTTAAATCTTTTCGCTGAATTCATCGTGTTCCAGATAGCTGATGTATGGTTCACCCTGTGCTCGGCGGAATTGACAGACGAGGTCTACTGTTTCCTCCGGATCATCGCTTATGGAAAGGAGCTCCAGTTCGTTATCGT
This genomic window from Deltaproteobacteria bacterium contains:
- a CDS encoding epoxyqueuosine reductase QueH, whose protein sequence is MKLLIHICCAPDATIGIERLTDRGQAEGYFYNPNIHPEEEYQRRFDALKSLSAATGFPFFEGPYDPAPWHEEVKGLEDEPEKGMRCVRCIRLRLRETARMARERGFDHFAAVLTVSPHKDADMVNRIGREAAAEFGVHYLPTNLKKKDGFKSSVQFSRIYGLYRQDYCGCVYSLRPDRQHLDK
- a CDS encoding HlyC/CorC family transporter, coding for MLDVPSWEWMVIALCVLLSAYFSGSETAFVSLSRAKLQTLLDGRGRKRDPLQLWLKDPNALLTSILLGNNLANIAASALATDVASKIFHNGGIAAAVGIMTLVILMFGEITPKVMARRYPERFVISVSLSLSLFYFVTWPVTRFFTWMTSTLIRMTGGDPDRDFSPVEADELELLVNLSASEGGIEKYPADLINRVFHFIRQTVKDVMTPRTEIRALELSDEIDQIIRIVIESGHSRLPVYRENLDDIVGVFHAKDLLLASPDGRDTFRMAEHIARPHFVPESAPLGRVFRELQKEKTHLAVVVDEFGGTEGLITLEDILEELVGEIHDEFDHEVEMMKKLPSGALEVSGKAPLDELEKVFPQMGIDTACKTVGGLIMETTGRVPAPGETMDLLGLRFTVVRSDERHVKKVLIHSVDTGDEGG
- a CDS encoding OFA family MFS transporter, yielding MEQNLGNRWRFVGAALVMQLCLGVLYSWAVFRGPLTALHGWSKVQTIAPYRWSVLMFTVAMIIAGFWQDKKGPRLVGSVGGILMGTGVLLSAFIGDSVGGLIFGYGILGGLGVGFAYVTPIATCVKWFPDKRGMIVGLAVMGFGAGSLIFAPLIEKLIGDNPEAYATTIPRTFIILSVVFYICVIGAAQVYRVPPAGYKPPGWEPPVATGAPSKEDFTPGEMVKTWQFYVLWIIYFLGTSVGITAIGQAKPIIVELSKGAAVMSGGAALGLMSLFNGVGRLAWGATSDKIGRNMTTVAMYCGYLIASLFFLRNATGFWQVLIGLCIVGFSYGGYLAMMPSFTADYYGAKNIGANYGIIFTAWGICGFTVPKYFAGIMKTAKESGNIAGGYNQVYFTLAIMAVIGIVLTLIVKRPIHSVD